From Streptomyces sp. NBC_01754, a single genomic window includes:
- a CDS encoding enoyl-CoA hydratase/isomerase family protein has protein sequence MTVTSEQRFGEFVVVRRHEGQEHVAELVLDRPKAMNAVSSEMARSIGAACDTLAADHGVRATVLTSSHERAFCVGADLKERNSFSDAELVRQRPVARAAYTGVLELPMPVVAAVHGFALGGGFELALACDVIVADRTAVVGLPEVSVGVIPGGGGTQLLPRRVGAARAAELVFTARRVEAAEAHELGLVDQLVEAGRDRDEALALGGRIAANSPVGLRAAKRALRLGQGLDLRAGLEVEDAAWRSVAFSGDRAEGVAAFNEKRKPDWPGE, from the coding sequence ATGACCGTCACGTCGGAGCAGCGGTTCGGGGAGTTCGTCGTCGTACGGCGGCACGAGGGCCAGGAGCACGTCGCGGAGCTGGTGCTCGACCGGCCGAAGGCGATGAACGCCGTGTCCAGCGAGATGGCCCGTTCGATCGGGGCCGCCTGTGACACGCTCGCCGCCGACCACGGGGTACGCGCCACCGTGCTCACCTCCAGCCATGAGCGGGCCTTCTGTGTCGGCGCGGACCTCAAGGAGCGGAACTCGTTCAGCGACGCCGAGCTGGTGCGGCAGCGGCCCGTCGCCCGGGCCGCCTACACCGGGGTGCTCGAACTGCCGATGCCGGTCGTCGCGGCCGTGCACGGCTTCGCCCTCGGCGGCGGCTTCGAGCTGGCGCTGGCCTGCGACGTGATCGTGGCCGACCGTACGGCCGTCGTCGGGCTGCCCGAGGTGTCCGTCGGGGTCATCCCCGGCGGTGGCGGTACGCAACTGCTTCCCCGCCGGGTCGGCGCGGCGCGCGCCGCCGAGCTGGTCTTCACCGCACGGCGGGTCGAGGCCGCCGAGGCCCACGAGCTGGGCCTGGTCGACCAGCTGGTCGAGGCGGGCCGGGACCGCGACGAGGCACTGGCGCTCGGCGGCCGGATCGCGGCCAACTCCCCGGTGGGCCTGAGGGCCGCGAAGCGGGCGCTGCGGCTCGGGCAGGGGTTGGACCTGCGGGCCGGGCTCGAGGTGGAGGACGCGGCCTGGCGGTCGGTGGCCTTCTCCGGGGACCGGGCCGAGGGTGTGGCCGCGTTCAACGAGAAGCGGAAGCCGGACTGGCCGGGCGAGTGA
- a CDS encoding GGDEF domain-containing protein, whose amino-acid sequence MGGDDVRLRAVVSLAQTMAAASTPPESWRAAALGACEALGGSFAALSVWERDRGRLRVLVNAGERAEGEEEFPEEEAYPVYQFPEITEFLHERWAGGGEPDAWVETADAPAAGVPAREGRPYCRQRVAALRRRGRGCCVVAPIVLHGRAWGELYVARPAGTAVFGRDDADFATVLAAVVAAGIVQTERLEEVRKLAFTDPLTGLANRRAVDIRLDEALDRHRTEDAVVSLVVCDVNGLKAVNDTHGHAVGDRLLERFSSVLSLCGAMLPGALAARLGGDEFCLLAVGPAADEVVQVAEELCARAIGLELGDGVACGVASTGDDIGPVRSARRLFRLADAAQYQAKAAHSRHPVVAGRDGEVIRLADSPPGSPHDRRRLRGNRPSGGHGP is encoded by the coding sequence ATGGGCGGTGATGATGTGCGGCTGCGCGCCGTGGTGTCGCTGGCGCAGACCATGGCGGCGGCCTCCACGCCGCCGGAGTCGTGGCGGGCGGCGGCGCTCGGGGCCTGCGAGGCGCTGGGCGGCAGCTTCGCCGCACTCTCCGTGTGGGAGCGCGACCGGGGCAGGCTCCGGGTGCTGGTCAACGCGGGGGAGCGGGCCGAGGGGGAGGAGGAGTTCCCCGAGGAGGAGGCCTATCCCGTGTACCAGTTCCCGGAGATCACCGAGTTCCTGCACGAGCGGTGGGCCGGTGGCGGTGAGCCGGACGCCTGGGTGGAGACCGCCGACGCACCGGCGGCAGGCGTCCCTGCCAGGGAGGGCCGGCCGTACTGCCGCCAGCGGGTCGCCGCGCTGCGCCGGCGCGGCCGGGGCTGCTGCGTGGTGGCGCCGATCGTGCTGCACGGTCGGGCGTGGGGCGAGCTGTACGTCGCCCGCCCGGCCGGTACGGCGGTCTTCGGCCGGGACGACGCGGACTTCGCCACGGTGCTGGCGGCCGTCGTGGCCGCCGGCATCGTCCAGACCGAGCGGCTGGAGGAGGTCCGCAAGCTGGCCTTCACCGACCCGCTGACCGGCCTGGCCAACCGTCGTGCCGTCGACATCCGGCTCGACGAGGCGCTGGACCGGCATCGGACCGAGGACGCCGTGGTCAGCCTGGTCGTCTGCGACGTCAACGGTCTCAAGGCGGTCAACGACACGCACGGCCACGCCGTCGGCGACCGTCTGCTGGAACGATTCAGCTCGGTGCTCTCCCTCTGCGGCGCGATGCTGCCCGGAGCACTGGCGGCCCGGCTGGGCGGCGACGAGTTCTGCCTGCTGGCGGTGGGCCCCGCCGCCGACGAGGTGGTCCAGGTGGCCGAGGAGCTGTGTGCGCGGGCCATCGGCCTGGAACTCGGTGACGGGGTGGCCTGCGGGGTCGCCTCGACCGGCGACGACATCGGCCCCGTCCGCTCCGCGCGCCGCCTCTTCCGGCTGGCCGACGCGGCGCAGTACCAGGCGAAGGCGGCCCACTCCAGGCACCCGGTGGTGGCCGGCCGGGACGGTGAGGTGATCCGGCTCGCCGACTCCCCGCCCGGATCGCCCCACGACCGGCGCAGGCTGCGGGGCAACCGGCCGTCAGGTGGGCACGGGCCGTGA
- the hutH gene encoding histidine ammonia-lyase, producing the protein MHTVVVGTSGTTAEDVVAVAREGARVELSIAAVEALATAREIVDALAAKPEPVYGVSTGFGALASRHIGPELRAQLQRNIVRSHAAGMGPRVEREVVRALMFLRLKTVASGHTGVRPEVAQTMADVLNAGITPVVHEYGSLGCSGDLAPLSHCALTLMGEGDAEGPDGVVRPAAELLAAHGVTPVELAEKEGLALLNGTDGMLGMLVMALADLRKLYTSADVTAALSLEALLGTEKVLAPELHAIRPHPGQGASADNMLRVLAGSGLTGHHQDDAPRVQDAYSVRCAPQVNGAGRDTLTHGRLVADRELAAAVDNPVVLPGGRVESNGNFHGAPVAYVLDFLAIAAADLGSICERRTDRLLDKNRSHGLPAFLADDAGVDSGLMIAQYTQAALVSEMKRLAVPASVDSIPSSAMQEDHVSMGWSAARKLRTAVTNLNRIVAVELYAATRAVELRATEGMTPAPASRAVVEALRAAGAQGPGPDRFLAPDLAAADAFVAEGGLVRAAETVTGPLA; encoded by the coding sequence ATGCACACTGTCGTGGTGGGGACGTCCGGTACCACCGCCGAGGACGTCGTCGCCGTGGCCCGCGAGGGCGCCCGGGTCGAGCTCTCCATCGCCGCCGTGGAAGCGCTCGCCACCGCACGCGAGATCGTCGACGCCCTCGCCGCCAAGCCCGAGCCGGTCTACGGCGTCTCCACCGGCTTCGGCGCCCTCGCCAGCCGCCACATCGGCCCCGAGCTCCGGGCGCAGCTCCAGCGCAACATCGTCCGCTCGCACGCGGCAGGCATGGGCCCCCGCGTGGAGCGCGAGGTGGTGCGGGCGCTGATGTTCCTGCGGCTGAAGACCGTCGCCTCCGGTCACACCGGCGTACGCCCCGAGGTCGCGCAGACCATGGCCGACGTGCTCAACGCGGGCATCACCCCCGTCGTCCACGAATACGGTTCGCTCGGCTGCTCCGGCGACCTCGCCCCGCTCTCGCACTGCGCGCTGACGTTGATGGGGGAGGGCGACGCCGAAGGCCCCGACGGGGTCGTACGCCCCGCCGCCGAGCTCCTCGCCGCGCACGGCGTCACCCCCGTCGAACTGGCCGAGAAGGAGGGCCTCGCACTCCTCAACGGCACCGACGGCATGCTCGGCATGCTGGTGATGGCTCTCGCCGACCTGAGGAAGCTCTACACCAGCGCCGACGTCACCGCTGCGCTCTCCCTGGAAGCACTCCTCGGTACGGAGAAGGTACTCGCCCCGGAGCTCCACGCCATCCGCCCGCACCCCGGGCAGGGCGCCTCGGCCGACAACATGCTGCGGGTCCTGGCCGGCTCCGGCCTCACCGGACACCATCAGGACGACGCCCCCCGGGTCCAGGACGCCTACTCCGTACGCTGCGCGCCCCAGGTCAACGGGGCCGGGCGGGACACCCTCACGCACGGGCGGCTCGTGGCCGACCGCGAACTGGCCGCCGCCGTCGACAACCCGGTGGTGCTCCCGGGAGGCCGGGTGGAGTCCAACGGGAACTTCCACGGTGCGCCCGTCGCGTACGTCCTCGACTTCCTGGCGATCGCCGCCGCCGACCTCGGTTCGATCTGCGAGCGCCGTACGGACCGGCTGCTGGACAAGAACCGCTCGCACGGGCTGCCGGCGTTCCTCGCCGACGACGCGGGGGTGGATTCCGGGCTGATGATCGCCCAGTACACGCAGGCCGCCCTGGTCAGCGAGATGAAGCGGCTCGCGGTACCGGCGTCCGTCGACTCGATCCCGTCCTCCGCGATGCAGGAGGACCACGTCTCCATGGGCTGGTCGGCCGCGCGAAAGCTCCGTACGGCCGTCACGAACCTGAACCGGATCGTGGCCGTCGAGCTGTACGCCGCCACCCGCGCCGTCGAACTGCGTGCCACCGAGGGCATGACCCCTGCACCGGCCTCGCGGGCCGTCGTCGAGGCGCTGCGGGCCGCCGGTGCGCAGGGACCGGGCCCCGACCGCTTCCTCGCGCCCGACCTGGCCGCCGCCGACGCCTTCGTGGCGGAGGGCGGGCTCGTCAGGGCCGCGGAGACGGTGACCGGGCCGCTCGCCTGA
- a CDS encoding L,D-transpeptidase encodes MEKCVMTDSKRRRGLMTASALLGGVLVLSACGDGGGSGGGTSADSSKKSQAQVDEAAAKDASEAQITIAPKNGATNASINNAAMVTVAKGKLTQVTMTTSEGKAVEGTMGPEGAHWKPNGQLERSTTYKVSATATDSEGRQAHANSSFTTVSPENSFIGNFTPEDGSTVGVGMPVSINFNKPITDRKAVQTGVTVTSSSGQEVVGHWFNDQRLDFRPENYWQSGSTVTLKLALDGVEGADGVVGVQQKTVTFKVGRDQVSTVDAKTHMMTVTRGGKTIKTIPISAGSPENPTYNGQMVVSEMLKETHMDGATVGFTDDDGKGEYDIKDVPHAMRLSTSGTFIHGNYWGKGIFGSANTSHGCIGLPDVQGAGDPNTAGAWFYNNSMVGDVVIVKNSPDKSIAPDNGLNGWNMNWSEWKAGSAS; translated from the coding sequence ATGGAGAAGTGTGTGATGACGGACAGCAAGCGGCGCCGGGGCCTCATGACCGCGTCGGCACTGCTCGGCGGTGTGCTGGTGCTTTCCGCATGCGGCGACGGCGGCGGGTCGGGCGGCGGCACGAGCGCCGACAGCTCGAAGAAGTCGCAGGCACAGGTGGACGAGGCGGCGGCCAAGGACGCGTCCGAGGCGCAGATAACGATCGCGCCGAAGAACGGCGCGACGAACGCCAGCATCAACAACGCGGCCATGGTCACCGTCGCCAAGGGCAAGCTGACCCAGGTGACGATGACGACCTCGGAGGGTAAGGCCGTCGAGGGCACCATGGGCCCCGAGGGCGCCCACTGGAAGCCGAACGGCCAGCTGGAGCGCTCGACCACCTACAAGGTCAGTGCCACCGCGACCGACTCCGAGGGCCGGCAGGCGCACGCCAACAGCTCCTTCACCACCGTCTCGCCCGAGAACAGCTTCATCGGGAACTTCACCCCCGAGGACGGTTCCACGGTCGGCGTCGGCATGCCCGTCTCGATCAACTTCAACAAGCCGATCACCGACCGCAAGGCGGTGCAGACCGGCGTCACGGTCACCTCCAGCAGCGGCCAGGAGGTCGTCGGCCACTGGTTCAACGACCAGCGCCTCGATTTTCGGCCCGAGAACTACTGGCAGTCCGGCTCCACCGTCACCCTGAAGCTGGCGCTGGACGGCGTCGAGGGTGCCGACGGCGTGGTGGGCGTCCAGCAGAAGACGGTCACCTTCAAGGTGGGCCGTGACCAGGTCTCGACCGTGGACGCCAAGACGCACATGATGACCGTCACCCGGGGCGGCAAGACGATCAAGACCATCCCGATCTCCGCCGGTTCCCCCGAGAACCCCACGTACAACGGCCAGATGGTGGTCTCCGAGATGCTCAAGGAGACCCACATGGACGGTGCGACCGTCGGCTTCACGGACGACGACGGCAAGGGCGAGTACGACATCAAGGACGTCCCGCACGCCATGCGCCTGTCCACGTCGGGCACCTTCATCCACGGCAACTACTGGGGCAAGGGCATCTTCGGCAGCGCCAACACCAGCCACGGATGCATCGGTCTCCCCGACGTCCAGGGCGCCGGCGACCCCAACACCGCCGGTGCCTGGTTCTACAACAACTCCATGGTCGGTGACGTGGTCATCGTCAAGAACTCCCCGGACAAGAGCATCGCCCCGGACAACGGCCTCAACGGCTGGAACATGAACTGGTCCGAGTGGAAGGCCGGCTCCGCGAGCTGA
- a CDS encoding ABC transporter permease: MFFTYLRRELRRRRKAALVVASGLALGIALVIVVSSVSSGMAKAQDKVLQSLYGLGTDMTVTKAAAAPGSGGTERPRFEFDAKDDDEASQSTDRVMVQGLQTLASSTVGKVGAQDGVADAVGGLSLTVMKVDGQFKRGEFEQDGSAPQGGRGGGRPQGEVRGGGASFDVNSFTVYGTDVIRQDLGPLTSSEITEGRTFTTAETAAEVAVVDSAYAEEKELAVDGTVTVSGTDYKIIGISTADSGDAAADVYIPLEQAQTVADAKDEVTTVYVKAADSQKIGTVKAAIQKNVPGTTVTTSADLADTVSGSLSTASDLAAGVGTWLSVAVLAAAFLVAGLLTSSAVSRRVREFGTLKALGWKSGRVTRQVIGEALVNGLTGGVLGIAVGLAGAYVVTAVSPTLTAQLGSAGGGGPMGGGGPGGPSGSKTLDIALTAPVSLSTILVAVVLAVAGGIVAGAFGGWRASRLRPADALRRVE; this comes from the coding sequence ATGTTCTTCACCTACCTCCGGCGCGAGCTGCGCCGTCGCAGAAAGGCGGCGCTCGTCGTCGCCTCGGGGCTCGCCCTCGGTATCGCGCTGGTCATCGTCGTCAGTTCGGTCTCCTCGGGCATGGCCAAGGCCCAGGACAAGGTCCTCCAGTCCCTCTACGGCCTGGGTACGGACATGACGGTGACCAAGGCCGCCGCGGCACCGGGTTCCGGCGGTACCGAGCGGCCCCGGTTCGAGTTCGACGCGAAGGACGACGACGAGGCGTCCCAGAGCACCGACCGGGTCATGGTGCAGGGCTTGCAGACACTCGCCTCCAGCACCGTCGGCAAGGTGGGGGCGCAGGACGGCGTCGCGGACGCCGTCGGCGGGCTCAGCCTGACCGTCATGAAGGTCGACGGGCAGTTCAAGCGCGGCGAGTTCGAGCAGGACGGGAGCGCCCCGCAGGGCGGCCGGGGCGGTGGCCGGCCGCAGGGTGAGGTCCGGGGCGGCGGCGCCTCCTTCGACGTGAACTCCTTCACCGTGTACGGAACGGACGTCATCCGGCAGGACCTCGGACCGCTGACCTCCTCCGAGATCACCGAGGGCCGCACCTTCACGACGGCCGAGACCGCCGCCGAGGTCGCGGTCGTCGACTCCGCGTACGCCGAGGAGAAGGAACTCGCGGTCGACGGGACCGTCACGGTCTCCGGAACCGACTACAAGATCATCGGCATCTCGACGGCCGACAGCGGCGACGCCGCCGCCGACGTCTACATCCCGCTGGAGCAGGCGCAGACCGTCGCCGACGCGAAGGACGAGGTCACCACGGTCTATGTGAAGGCCGCCGACTCGCAGAAGATCGGGACCGTCAAGGCCGCCATCCAGAAGAACGTCCCCGGAACCACGGTCACCACCTCCGCCGACCTCGCCGACACCGTCTCCGGCTCCCTCTCCACCGCCTCGGACCTGGCCGCCGGCGTCGGCACGTGGCTGTCCGTCGCCGTCCTGGCCGCCGCCTTCCTCGTCGCGGGCCTGCTCACCTCCTCGGCGGTCAGCCGCCGCGTACGGGAGTTCGGCACCCTGAAGGCACTCGGCTGGAAGAGCGGGCGCGTCACCCGGCAGGTCATCGGCGAGGCCCTCGTCAACGGTCTGACGGGCGGTGTCCTCGGCATCGCCGTCGGACTCGCCGGAGCGTACGTCGTGACCGCCGTCAGCCCCACCCTCACCGCTCAGCTCGGCTCCGCCGGAGGCGGCGGCCCGATGGGCGGCGGCGGTCCGGGCGGTCCGTCCGGCTCCAAGACCCTCGACATCGCGCTGACCGCGCCGGTCTCGCTCAGCACGATCCTCGTCGCCGTCGTCCTGGCCGTGGCGGGCGGCATCGTCGCCGGTGCCTTCGGCGGCTGGCGGGCCTCCCGGCTGCGCCCGGCCGACGCGCTGCGCCGCGTCGAGTGA
- a CDS encoding ABC transporter ATP-binding protein, producing the protein MYQLTGVTKRYLRGKNPVDALAGVDLTIEDGGRLVIQGPTGGGKSTLLQMLGGLDRPTSGTVELDGVDLAKLPESRLTKVRAESIGFVFQSFNLIPTLTAQENVETALVPLGLGAKTRRERAAEALESVGLGDRPTHLPSEMSGGQQQRVAIARALVKRPKVLLADEPTGNLDESMRDEIMELLDGLWKEHGLTFVMVTHDSSLARKAPRIATIRKGKVTVTENAAA; encoded by the coding sequence GTGTACCAGCTCACCGGCGTGACCAAGCGCTACCTGCGCGGCAAGAACCCGGTGGACGCCCTCGCCGGCGTCGACCTGACCATCGAGGACGGCGGCCGGCTCGTCATCCAGGGCCCGACCGGGGGAGGCAAGTCCACGCTCCTCCAGATGCTCGGGGGCCTGGACCGGCCCACCTCCGGCACCGTCGAGCTCGACGGTGTCGACCTCGCGAAGCTCCCCGAGTCCCGGCTCACCAAGGTCCGCGCCGAGTCCATCGGCTTCGTCTTCCAGAGCTTCAACCTCATTCCGACGCTGACCGCCCAGGAGAACGTCGAGACCGCGCTCGTCCCCCTCGGCCTCGGCGCGAAGACCCGCCGGGAGCGGGCCGCCGAAGCCCTGGAGTCCGTCGGCCTCGGTGACCGGCCCACCCACCTGCCGAGCGAGATGTCCGGCGGCCAGCAGCAGCGCGTCGCCATCGCCCGGGCCCTGGTCAAGCGGCCCAAGGTGCTGCTCGCCGACGAACCGACCGGCAACCTCGACGAGTCCATGCGCGACGAGATCATGGAACTGCTCGACGGCCTCTGGAAGGAGCACGGGCTGACGTTCGTGATGGTCACCCACGACAGCTCCCTCGCCCGCAAGGCACCGAGGATCGCGACCATCCGTAAGGGGAAGGTCACGGTGACCGAGAACGCGGCGGCCTGA